A window of the Dermatophagoides farinae isolate YC_2012a chromosome 2, ASM2471394v1, whole genome shotgun sequence genome harbors these coding sequences:
- the LOC124490862 gene encoding uncharacterized protein LOC124490862 — MDDIEQEIDLDQITDENLLQSLLDQTDDPEDRKVIRDRIKELRSQKAVKKVERDEKLTRLTNTREDMLQQKKKEAEQHKQRTMAMYDNMARSAPAGGDKKLDTNILKPTSPTPRTTTPTSRAPTTPRTPTSPGSLPSPIGPKVDLVEDAIKRRQREAEERKKRILAAYDVAAKTQPAGTVKEVDFDVVNKIDVSQYEISKNTSNVGTFQMSGGVPIVKKTPSVPASPVIEALAPKFPAAAEEKLDAYERALRERQRECEERKRRLLESYQQVARCEAGPKTFVPPPNIGI; from the exons ATGGATGACATTGAACAAGAAATCGATCTTGATCAGATTACCGATGAAAATCTTTTACAAAGCTTG CTTGATCAAACTGATGATCCAGAAGATCGGAAGGTCATCAGAGATCGCATCAAAGAACTTCGATCTCAAAAAGCTGTTAAAAAAG TGGAAcgagatgaaaaattgaccCGTCTCACTAACACCAGAGAAGATATgctacaacaaaaaaagaaagaagcCGAACAACACAAGCAAAGAACAATGGCAATGTACGATAATATGGCTCGTTCGGCTCCGGCTGGTGGCGACAAAAAGCTTGACACGAATATCCTCAAAC CTACTTCACCAACACCCCGAACAACGACACCAACATCTCGAGCTCCAACAACCCCACGAACTCCCACTTCGCCCGGTTCTTTACCATCACCTATTGGACCAAAGGTAGATTTAGTTGAGGATGCAATTAAACGACGACAGAGAGAAGCtgaagaacgaaaaaaacgaattttgGCAGCTTACGATGTTGCAGCAAAAACCCAACCGGCTGGCACTGTTAAGGAAGTCGATTTTGATGTTgtcaataaaattgatg TTTCACAATATGAGATTTCTAAAAACACATCTAATGTCGGAACTTTTCAAATGTCGGGCGGCGTTCCCATTGTCAAAAAAA caCCATCTGTTCCTGCCTCACCAGTTATTGAAGCCCTTGCACCCAAGTTTCCTGCTGCAGCTGAAGAAAAGCTTGATGCTTATGAAAGAGCATTACGAGAACGTCAACGTGAATGTGAAGAACGAAAACGACGATTACTAGAATCTTACCAACAGGTTGCCAGATGTGAAGCTG GTCCAAAAACTTTCGTCCCACCACCAAATATTGGAATCTAA
- the pins gene encoding G-protein-signaling modulator pins isoform X1 yields the protein MASSMDSVSCLELALEGERLCKVGDFNGGVAFFEAAVKCGTNDMKTLSAIYSQLGNAYFYLGNYSKAMEYHKLDLSVAKSINDRIGEAKASGNLGNTLKMMNQYDSAVSYCKKHLDIARELNDKVGEGRALYNLGNIYHTKAKNLGHLGSHDPGNFPEDVERCLEMAIKYYKENLELMINLGDHSAQGRTYGNLGNTYYLLGNFSQAVEYHQKRLEIAVQFKDRAAERRAHCNLGNAHIFLGEFEKAIENYKQTLLLAEELKDQLIEAQACYSLGNTYVLLKNFDMAIEYYLRHLAIAKKINDRIGEGRAYWSLSNAIQAIGDHQKAMEYVQKHLEISKEIGDLTGQENAEISISKLRQKLNLESATNERVKNIMRPKRISMNKLELLNLTPDQRKNVDEVSTASNMKDRTRAASFECVSKGNDEFFELLSKFQSKRMDDQRCSIEILSNKENIPNKTVSFIDETNSNNNNNNINNNKKKTNIRGDEAIFDLIAGMQERRMDDQRATLPTRTTTHNSNGLQSNFTNKVNNTQQNNLTKKRTQRQYSLNTIGARNALDDDFFDMLIRCQASRLEDQRSEMPSSSSGLLLKRPSEKRTIDRPISVSSTQSNTPTFAPTVPDEDFFNLIMRFQSNRIEDQRSALPPSTVD from the exons ATGGCTTCAAGCATGGATTCCGTCTCTTGTTTAGAATTGGCGCTCGAAGGTGAACGCCTATGCAAAGTTGGTGATTTTAATGGTGGTGTTGCATTCTTTGAAGCAGCTGTAAAATGTGGTACTAATGACATGAAAACATTATCAGCCATTTATTCACAATTGGGTAATGCCTATTTTTATCTGGGCAATTATTCCAAAGCTATGGAATATCATAAATTGGATCTATCCGTTGCCAA ATCAATAAATGATCGGATTGGCGAAGCAAAAGCGAGTGGCAATTTGGGTAACacattaaaaatgatgaatcaatatgATTCAGCCGTGTCTTATTGTAAAAAACATCTTGATATTGCCCGCGAATTAAACGATAAG GTTGGTGAAGGACGAGCTCTTTACAACCTGGGAAATATTTATCATACGAAAGCCAAAAATCTTGGTCATCTTGGAAGTCATGATCCAGGCAATTTTCCAGAGGATGTCGAACGATGTTTAGAAATGGCTATTAAATATTACaa AGAAAATTTAGAGCTAATGATCAATTTGGGTGATCATTCAGCACAAGGTCGAACATACGGAAATCTCGGAAATACGTATTATTTATTGGGAAATTTTTCTCAAGCTGTCGAATATCATCAAAAG cGTCTGGAAATTGCGGTACAATTCAAGGATAGAGCAGCGGAGAGAAGAGCCCATTGTAATTTAGGAAATGCTCATATATTTCTCGGTGAATTCGAAAAAGCGATTGAAAATTACAA acaaacattattattggctgaagaattgaaagatcaattgattgaagcTCAAGCATGTTATAGTTTAGGCAACACATATGTTTTGCTGAAAAATTTCGATATGGCTATTGAATATTATCTACGACATTTAGCAATAGccaagaaaataaatgaccGGATAGGCGAGGGTCGAGCCTATTGGAGTTTGAGCAACGCTATACAAGCGATCGGTGATCATCAAAAAGCAATGGAATATGTTCAAAAACATTTAGAAATTTCGAAAGAAATTGGAGATTTGACTGGACAAGAAAATGCTGAAATCAGTATCAGCAAACTTCGTCAAAAACTTAATCTTGAATCGGCTACAAACGAAAGGGTGAAGAATATAATGCGACCTAAACGTATTAGTATGAATAAACTTGAATTACTCAACCTCACACCAGATCAAcgtaaaaatgttgatgaagtATCAACCGCTTCAAATATGAAAGATAGAACTAGGGCAGCCAGTTTCGAATGTGTTTCAAAAGGAAACGATGAATTCTTTGAATTGCTTTCAAAGTTTCAAAGTAAACGTATGGATGATCAAAGatgttcaattgaaattctgtCCAACAAAGAGAACATTCCAAACAAAACTGTTagtttcattgatgaaactaatagtaataataataataataatataaataataacaaaaagaaaaccaaCATCCGTGGTGATGAagcaatttttgatttgattgctGGCATGCAAGAACGTCGCATGGATGATCAAAGAGCTACATTGCCCACACGTACGACCACGCACAATTCTAATGGTCTTCAATCCAATTTCACTAATAAGGTTAATAATActcaacaaaataatttgacTAAAAAACGCACACAGCGtcaatattcattgaatacCATTGGTGCTCGAAATGCATTAGATGATGACTTTTTCGATATGCTCATACGTTGCCAAGCAAGTCGTTTAGAAGATCAACGTAGCGAGATgccctcatcatcatcggggTTGTTATTGAAGAGACCATCTGAAAAACGTACCATAGACAGGCCAATCAGTGTTTCTTCAACGCAAAGTAATACACCA aCATTTGCCCCAACAGTACCagatgaagattttttcaatctaatCATGCGTTTTCAATCTAATCGAATCGAAGATCAACGTAGTGCTTTACCACCAAGTACTGTTGATTAA
- the pins gene encoding G-protein-signaling modulator pins isoform X2, with protein MASSMDSVSCLELALEAVKCGTNDMKTLSAIYSQLGNAYFYLGNYSKAMEYHKLDLSVAKSINDRIGEAKASGNLGNTLKMMNQYDSAVSYCKKHLDIARELNDKVGEGRALYNLGNIYHTKAKNLGHLGSHDPGNFPEDVERCLEMAIKYYKENLELMINLGDHSAQGRTYGNLGNTYYLLGNFSQAVEYHQKRLEIAVQFKDRAAERRAHCNLGNAHIFLGEFEKAIENYKQTLLLAEELKDQLIEAQACYSLGNTYVLLKNFDMAIEYYLRHLAIAKKINDRIGEGRAYWSLSNAIQAIGDHQKAMEYVQKHLEISKEIGDLTGQENAEISISKLRQKLNLESATNERVKNIMRPKRISMNKLELLNLTPDQRKNVDEVSTASNMKDRTRAASFECVSKGNDEFFELLSKFQSKRMDDQRCSIEILSNKENIPNKTVSFIDETNSNNNNNNINNNKKKTNIRGDEAIFDLIAGMQERRMDDQRATLPTRTTTHNSNGLQSNFTNKVNNTQQNNLTKKRTQRQYSLNTIGARNALDDDFFDMLIRCQASRLEDQRSEMPSSSSGLLLKRPSEKRTIDRPISVSSTQSNTPTFAPTVPDEDFFNLIMRFQSNRIEDQRSALPPSTVD; from the exons ATGGCTTCAAGCATGGATTCCGTCTCTTGTTTAGAATTGGCGCTCGAAG CTGTAAAATGTGGTACTAATGACATGAAAACATTATCAGCCATTTATTCACAATTGGGTAATGCCTATTTTTATCTGGGCAATTATTCCAAAGCTATGGAATATCATAAATTGGATCTATCCGTTGCCAA ATCAATAAATGATCGGATTGGCGAAGCAAAAGCGAGTGGCAATTTGGGTAACacattaaaaatgatgaatcaatatgATTCAGCCGTGTCTTATTGTAAAAAACATCTTGATATTGCCCGCGAATTAAACGATAAG GTTGGTGAAGGACGAGCTCTTTACAACCTGGGAAATATTTATCATACGAAAGCCAAAAATCTTGGTCATCTTGGAAGTCATGATCCAGGCAATTTTCCAGAGGATGTCGAACGATGTTTAGAAATGGCTATTAAATATTACaa AGAAAATTTAGAGCTAATGATCAATTTGGGTGATCATTCAGCACAAGGTCGAACATACGGAAATCTCGGAAATACGTATTATTTATTGGGAAATTTTTCTCAAGCTGTCGAATATCATCAAAAG cGTCTGGAAATTGCGGTACAATTCAAGGATAGAGCAGCGGAGAGAAGAGCCCATTGTAATTTAGGAAATGCTCATATATTTCTCGGTGAATTCGAAAAAGCGATTGAAAATTACAA acaaacattattattggctgaagaattgaaagatcaattgattgaagcTCAAGCATGTTATAGTTTAGGCAACACATATGTTTTGCTGAAAAATTTCGATATGGCTATTGAATATTATCTACGACATTTAGCAATAGccaagaaaataaatgaccGGATAGGCGAGGGTCGAGCCTATTGGAGTTTGAGCAACGCTATACAAGCGATCGGTGATCATCAAAAAGCAATGGAATATGTTCAAAAACATTTAGAAATTTCGAAAGAAATTGGAGATTTGACTGGACAAGAAAATGCTGAAATCAGTATCAGCAAACTTCGTCAAAAACTTAATCTTGAATCGGCTACAAACGAAAGGGTGAAGAATATAATGCGACCTAAACGTATTAGTATGAATAAACTTGAATTACTCAACCTCACACCAGATCAAcgtaaaaatgttgatgaagtATCAACCGCTTCAAATATGAAAGATAGAACTAGGGCAGCCAGTTTCGAATGTGTTTCAAAAGGAAACGATGAATTCTTTGAATTGCTTTCAAAGTTTCAAAGTAAACGTATGGATGATCAAAGatgttcaattgaaattctgtCCAACAAAGAGAACATTCCAAACAAAACTGTTagtttcattgatgaaactaatagtaataataataataataatataaataataacaaaaagaaaaccaaCATCCGTGGTGATGAagcaatttttgatttgattgctGGCATGCAAGAACGTCGCATGGATGATCAAAGAGCTACATTGCCCACACGTACGACCACGCACAATTCTAATGGTCTTCAATCCAATTTCACTAATAAGGTTAATAATActcaacaaaataatttgacTAAAAAACGCACACAGCGtcaatattcattgaatacCATTGGTGCTCGAAATGCATTAGATGATGACTTTTTCGATATGCTCATACGTTGCCAAGCAAGTCGTTTAGAAGATCAACGTAGCGAGATgccctcatcatcatcggggTTGTTATTGAAGAGACCATCTGAAAAACGTACCATAGACAGGCCAATCAGTGTTTCTTCAACGCAAAGTAATACACCA aCATTTGCCCCAACAGTACCagatgaagattttttcaatctaatCATGCGTTTTCAATCTAATCGAATCGAAGATCAACGTAGTGCTTTACCACCAAGTACTGTTGATTAA
- the LOC124490871 gene encoding uncharacterized protein LOC124490871, with protein MPYDFDLLYYYCPTNKPNDSNMDKFKLEYERFFDQFKDKTSIVTNTIDLTRCDDDDDDDYEPIMKQQYNSNDKLPQQNHEIFSFSFEEFLKFFEKFKFAHLIAWMIHKQDTKFIRECFDETSEFIVNKMLSKNSLESRIFAFYVLYALWAMFCRIHPCIPFRIRLNQQMSFSIQGLVADSLKLNQFDISIAYRKMVTNGAFAYCQSITLLGPYYKDYIYKSPKLDLNEMNPSNFYKEIESNMEYYESLLNGFNNIDYSSMKQCFADINKK; from the exons ATGCCATACGATTTTGATTTgctatattattattgtcctACTAATAAACCTAATGATAGTAATATGGATAAATTCAAACTTGAATATGAAcgattttttgatcaattcaaaGATAAAACATCAATTGTTACGAATACTATTGATCTTACCcgctgtgatgatgatgacgacgacgattaTGAACCGATTATGAAACAGCAATATAATTCAAACGATAAACTACCTCAACAAAATCATGAAATATTCAGCTTTTCATTCGAAGAatttctgaaattttttgaaaaatttaaatttgccCATTTGATAGCATGGATGATACACAAACAGGATACGAAATTCATACGAGAATGTTTTGATGAAACAAGCGAATTCATAGTGAACAAAATGTTGTCAAAAAATTCACTAGAATCGCGTATATTTGCGTTCTACGTTCTATATGCATTGTGGGCAATGTTTTGTAGGATTCATCCTTGCATACCATTTCGAATTCgattaaatcaacaaatgtCATTTTCTATACAAGGTTTAGTTGCCGATTCATTGAAActgaatcaatttgatatATCGATCGCCTACCGAAAAATGGTCACTAATGGAGCATTTGCTTATTGTCAATCGATTACATTATTAGGACCATATTATAAGGACTATATTTATAAATCACCCAAGTTGGATCTCAATGAAATG AATCCGTCCAATTTTTAtaaagaaattgaatcaaacatGGAATACTACGAATCTTTATTGAATGGATTTAACAATATAGATTATTCATCTATGAAACAATGTTTTGCTGATATTAATAAAAAGTAA
- the LOC124490986 gene encoding single-stranded DNA-binding protein, mitochondrial, producing MSSLSRFNVARSMLNDFFRSSQIISRRNLSGESSDSEQAQLENVDTFKCLNRVTLLGRATGPASLTRLENVDLASFTLVTNELRRNRSNELIKRSEFHKIQVFIPRLVQKTIQVVQKGSRVLVEGKINYNVRKGEHGNIHFTNITAENVVFITGNRMNMNKIESDSEIVEKQEQF from the exons ATGTCCAGTCTATCCCGATTCAATGTGGCCAGATCAATGTTGAAT gatttttttcgatctAGTCAGATAATCAGCAGACGAAATTTATCCGGCGAAAGTTCCGATTCAGAACAAG CCCAATTGGAGAATGTGGATACTTTTAAATGTCTGAATCGTGTTACACTATTAGGACGAGCCACCGGCCCAGCCTCATTAACCAGATTAGAAAATGTAGATTTGGCTTCTTTTACATTGGTTACAAATGAACTTCGTCGAAATCGATctaatgaattgattaaacGATCGGAATTTCATAAGATTCAGGTGTTTATTCCAAGATTGGTACAAAAAACTATACAAGTTGTACAAAAAGG ATCTCGTGTGCTTGTCGAAGGAAAAATCAACTATAACGTTCGTAAAGGTGAACATGGGAATATTCATTTCACAAACATAACTGCGG AAAATGTTGTCTTCATCACAGGCAAtagaatgaatatgaataaaatcgAAAGCGATTCTGAAATAGTCGAAAAGCAAGAACAGTTTTGA